In Phyllostomus discolor isolate MPI-MPIP mPhyDis1 chromosome 2, mPhyDis1.pri.v3, whole genome shotgun sequence, the following are encoded in one genomic region:
- the MAGEF1 gene encoding LOW QUALITY PROTEIN: melanoma-associated antigen F1 (The sequence of the model RefSeq protein was modified relative to this genomic sequence to represent the inferred CDS: inserted 2 bases in 2 codons; deleted 1 base in 1 codon; substituted 3 bases at 3 genomic stop codons), which produces RCDPTTSQEEAPSPHRRKSPKADLGALREEGXAELALTRRGSRVFKAFTGRKACRQPNQTVAKLVPFPFXIGRSEMAKNVMGDLKNLFPEIIARAAEHLWYVFSFELKQLGTNTTHTLTNRLKPLEEKDLGADGPRLGLLMMILGLICIEDKRAKEAQVXEVLSRLGVCPSEYHGLFERPKRLIREVFVQXXHLGLQAVPHTYPPECEFPWGPPSNLETSKMNLEFMAKFHRKESQHWPVQYCEALADEASTRARVRARANARAGIGPW; this is translated from the exons CGGTGCGACCCGACCACCTCGCAGGAGGAGGCCCCGAGCCCCCATCGGCGGAAGAGCCCCAAGGCGGATCTTGGCGCcttgagggaggagg ctgcagagCTCGCGCTCACCCGGAGAGGCTCGAGGGTATTCAAAGCCTTCACCGGGCGCAAGGCCTGCCGCCAACCGAATCAGACGGTGGCGAAGCTGGTGCCCTTCCCGT CCATTGGTCGCTCCGAGATGGCGAAAAACGTTATGGGAGACTTAAAGAATCTTTTCCCTGAGATCATCGCTAGGGCCGCAGAACATCTGTGGTATGTCTTTAGTTTTGAGCTGAAACAGCTTGGCACGAACACCACACATACCCTGACCAACAGACTGAAACCTCTGGAGGAGAAGGATCTGGGAGCGGATGGTCCCAGACTGGGTCTCTTAATGATGATCTTGGGTCTCATCTGCATAGAAGATAAAAGGGCCAAGGAGGCACAGGTTTAGGAGGTGCTGAGTCGGTTGGGGGTGTGTCCCTCAGAGTATCACGGCCTCTTTGAGCGCCCGAAAAGGCTTATTAGGGAAGTTTTCGTGCAGTAGTGACACCTCGGTTTACAGGCGGTGCCTCACACCTATCCACCAGAGTGTGAATTCCCTTGGGGTCCCCCAAGCAACCTGGAAACCAGCAAGATGAACCTAGAGTTCATGGCCAAGTTCCATAGA AAGGAATCCCAGCACTGGCCAGTGCAGTACTGTGAGGCCCTGGCAGATGAAGCCAGTACGAGGGCCAGGGTTAGGGCCAGGGCTAATGCTAGGGCTGGCATCGGGCCCTGGTGA